In one Erwinia aphidicola genomic region, the following are encoded:
- a CDS encoding tyrosine-type recombinase/integrase — translation MSNLPRETQKNSHSAIGAENVPAAARYFDYGAAVALRNLAAAFGTAMPRYLLAPEVAILLSHEPDLKKRLLIDTFWNTGGRLNEVLPLTAEDFALDDAHGQPLLSPFVVLHTLKQRTAAARTRRRGRPTREEQAALREAEASPPRALPLTDPAYVQRLREYLATVQPKKGERIWDVSSPDTVRTWIRQAVMAAQRGGATFTVRPITTKTFRDSFAMHLVQHGVPKKVIQAMMGHKDEKSTEWYTQVLALDVTRQLGVRFSMDAGDARALLLPSGAAGITNARDEY, via the coding sequence TTGAGCAACTTACCCCGCGAAACTCAAAAGAATTCGCACAGCGCGATCGGCGCCGAAAACGTGCCGGCGGCGGCGCGCTACTTCGACTACGGCGCGGCGGTGGCGCTGCGAAACCTCGCGGCCGCGTTCGGCACCGCCATGCCGCGTTACCTGCTGGCGCCCGAGGTGGCCATCCTGCTGTCCCACGAGCCGGACCTGAAGAAGCGTCTGCTGATCGACACGTTCTGGAACACCGGCGGCCGCCTGAACGAGGTGCTGCCGCTGACGGCGGAAGATTTTGCGCTGGACGATGCGCACGGACAACCGCTGCTCTCGCCGTTTGTGGTGCTTCACACCCTGAAGCAGCGTACGGCAGCTGCTCGAACGCGGCGTCGCGGACGCCCGACCCGGGAAGAGCAGGCCGCGCTGCGCGAGGCCGAAGCCAGCCCGCCGCGCGCCCTCCCCCTAACCGATCCTGCGTATGTGCAGAGACTGCGCGAATACCTTGCCACCGTGCAGCCGAAAAAGGGCGAGCGCATCTGGGACGTGAGCAGTCCCGACACCGTCCGTACCTGGATACGGCAGGCGGTGATGGCGGCGCAGCGCGGCGGGGCAACTTTTACGGTTCGGCCGATCACCACGAAGACGTTCAGGGACTCGTTTGCGATGCACCTGGTGCAGCACGGGGTGCCGAAGAAAGTGATACAGGCGATGATGGGGCACAAGGATGAGAAGAGCACCGAGTGGTACACCCAGGTGCTGGCGCTCGACGTCACCCGCCAGCTGGGGGTGCGGTTCTCGATGGACGCTGGCGACGCGCGTGCGCTGCTGCTGCCGTCAGGTGCCGCAGGGATAACAAACGCAAGGGATGAGTATTGA
- a CDS encoding polysaccharide lyase family 8 super-sandwich domain-containing protein has protein sequence MTEKNSPPPLNECISYLKRTTNTSMGQTGANQADFAYIQLLWSMSGWRNEGLTSFLNEAYAASDSISSLCLPVTRHGKEDGEGISVDNSFSQHNPQSGKYSQLYAGSYGTVLLGNIFKTQSVLYGVFSLNKAAIRSLEDFIINGMGWFSYARLYDFQVCGRAISRGMNGSNALAGWCRQLMNTTPEHPEMLQELIRRADGDEGSNDYYLGCRAYWVNDYLAKISGKYCLWAKVISSRTVGGESGNGENLKGYYMGSCSYFIIRTGNEYRNIQPLWEWQRIPGTTVEQVDNFSYPLIDWGNNNWGSDDFAGVISNGETGIASMILTRKNVKNAKKSVITLPGKDIFAGSSIDNSSANNPVYTSVNQCNLNGDVDVYFNDGTQKLITLGGKITSDKIVEVIHDGFSYCFPTPQVITVQVGTQTGSWRDINKNESNEIISGEIFSVWIEHEKGNSTSYYYEITSTEGETPAQKTQAIYDNLAHVITGDDKKSVAAVIFTNNGYDIVLSNVKFKVMNSLAVIASVREDGILEITIADLTQKMEKADLLFTWGDVTSLRSFPLPQGDNKGESITYLVSPVTKYER, from the coding sequence TTGACAGAAAAAAATTCCCCACCACCCTTGAACGAGTGTATTAGTTATTTAAAGAGAACAACCAACACTTCTATGGGTCAAACAGGGGCTAACCAGGCAGACTTCGCATATATACAATTACTATGGTCCATGAGTGGATGGAGAAATGAAGGACTAACATCTTTCCTTAATGAAGCTTATGCAGCTTCGGATTCGATATCATCGCTATGTTTACCCGTTACCCGGCACGGCAAGGAGGACGGCGAAGGGATCAGTGTTGATAATTCATTCAGCCAGCATAACCCTCAGTCGGGTAAATACTCCCAGTTGTATGCAGGAAGTTATGGAACTGTACTGTTAGGCAACATATTCAAAACTCAGTCTGTTCTTTATGGTGTTTTTTCTCTGAATAAAGCAGCTATCCGAAGTCTTGAAGATTTCATCATAAACGGGATGGGCTGGTTCAGTTATGCCAGATTATATGATTTTCAGGTATGTGGCCGGGCAATCAGTCGGGGTATGAATGGTAGCAATGCTTTGGCTGGATGGTGCAGACAGCTTATGAATACCACTCCTGAGCATCCGGAAATGTTGCAGGAACTTATCCGCAGAGCTGATGGTGATGAGGGAAGTAACGATTACTACCTCGGGTGCAGGGCATACTGGGTTAATGATTATCTCGCAAAAATATCGGGGAAATATTGCCTGTGGGCAAAGGTAATATCTTCAAGAACTGTCGGCGGTGAGAGTGGCAATGGCGAGAATCTCAAAGGATATTACATGGGAAGCTGTAGCTATTTTATTATCAGGACTGGAAATGAATATCGAAACATACAACCACTATGGGAGTGGCAGCGTATTCCAGGCACAACCGTAGAGCAAGTCGATAATTTCAGTTACCCTCTGATTGACTGGGGCAACAACAACTGGGGAAGTGATGATTTTGCGGGTGTCATTAGTAATGGGGAGACAGGGATAGCCTCAATGATTCTTACCAGAAAAAACGTAAAAAATGCCAAGAAATCCGTTATAACGCTCCCAGGTAAGGATATATTCGCTGGTTCTTCGATTGACAATTCATCCGCTAACAATCCTGTGTACACAAGCGTCAATCAATGCAATCTGAATGGTGATGTGGATGTTTATTTTAATGACGGAACTCAAAAGCTTATCACTTTGGGAGGAAAAATAACATCTGATAAAATAGTTGAAGTTATTCACGATGGTTTTTCCTATTGTTTCCCAACCCCACAAGTTATCACAGTGCAGGTAGGGACCCAAACAGGTAGCTGGCGTGATATAAATAAAAATGAAAGTAATGAAATTATATCAGGTGAGATTTTTTCTGTCTGGATTGAACATGAAAAAGGTAACTCGACATCATACTACTATGAGATTACAAGTACAGAAGGGGAAACACCCGCACAAAAAACGCAGGCTATATATGATAATCTAGCTCATGTTATTACTGGTGATGATAAGAAATCCGTTGCCGCTGTAATTTTCACAAATAATGGTTACGACATTGTACTATCTAATGTTAAGTTCAAAGTTATGAACTCTCTTGCCGTTATCGCATCTGTAAGAGAAGACGGCATACTGGAAATAACTATTGCTGACTTGACGCAGAAAATGGAGAAAGCTGATTTGCTTTTCACATGGGGGGATGTGACATCTTTAAGGAGCTTTCCATTACCACAAGGTGATAATAAGGGGGAAAGTATTACTTACTTAGTTTCACCCGTCACCAAGTATGAACGATGA
- a CDS encoding recombinase family protein: MFIRAYLRASTEDQFADRAKEMLELFVEERGHKIASYYRENISGTKLDRPELGRLLMDSHRNDILLVEQIDRLTRLSNSDWITLKKQIEQHELRIVSLDIPTSWQALSDKAPSQADPITRAVIAAINNMLIDLMAAMSHKDWLSRSQRQKQGIERAHTLGKYRGKQADHERHQKVLYFRRVKKLSIRETAVATGYSLSQICRIQTLYPEEGSS, encoded by the coding sequence ATGTTCATCAGAGCTTATTTAAGGGCATCGACGGAAGATCAGTTCGCGGATCGGGCAAAAGAGATGCTGGAGTTGTTCGTCGAGGAACGGGGACATAAAATAGCCAGCTACTACCGGGAAAACATCAGCGGTACAAAACTTGACCGCCCGGAGCTGGGACGCTTACTGATGGACAGTCACCGCAATGATATTTTACTGGTCGAGCAGATAGACCGTCTTACCCGTCTCAGCAACAGCGACTGGATAACGCTGAAAAAGCAGATCGAACAACACGAGCTGCGGATTGTCAGCCTAGATATTCCCACCTCGTGGCAGGCGCTGTCAGATAAAGCCCCTTCACAGGCTGATCCGATCACCCGTGCCGTAATAGCTGCCATCAATAACATGCTTATCGACCTGATGGCGGCGATGTCGCATAAGGACTGGCTGAGCCGCAGCCAGCGCCAAAAGCAGGGAATTGAACGGGCCCATACGCTGGGTAAATACCGTGGAAAACAGGCCGATCACGAGCGGCACCAAAAAGTGCTATATTTCAGGAGAGTAAAAAAACTGAGCATCCGTGAAACAGCCGTCGCTACCGGATACAGCCTTTCTCAGATATGCCGTATACAGACATTATATCCGGAAGAGGGCAGTTCCTGA
- a CDS encoding Tn3 family transposase: MARRQILSLSERESLLALPDDELTLTRMAYFSEHDLALISAHRKPASRFGFAVLLCYLKNVGFAPDKKIPPSDALLKHIASRLKLTGDLWPAYLSGRDTTRREHLTELYRYLGVKAFTGKIQQDSITHLLSMATRTDKGILLAEELLVWLRQNNVIIPAIDVVERTCAEAMAGGDKIVFQTLNAPLTPAHRDALDRLLESSDNQPSRLTWLLQPPGKINGKNVLQHLDRLSSIESLALPEGTDRTIHQNRLLKLAREGRKMSSRDLTRFSAARRHAILVCVLEEARATLTDEVIELHERMLNSLFSKAKRTQAERLQQTGKLIQSKLRQYIDVGQALSDARDSGGDPWLAIENILPWPEFVASLEETRHLARKNNFDPLHIITEKYSTLRKYAPRMLSALQLVATPAAQPLADSLVVIKDMYRKQSRKVPATAPLEFVPESWRKVVITPAGIDRQYYEFCALSELKGALRSGDIWVKGSRRYKNFDDYLIPEKDFYNLTPALPLPVSADYHEYITSRMTLLQSRLEEVNAMAALGELPDVEISDRGVKLSPLDNCVPAQVSPLAELVYSMLPRPKITEILDEVNSWTAFTRHFSHIKNDITRPDTRLLLTTILADGINLGLTKMAEACPGSTKSSLEDIQAWYIRDATYSAALAELVNAQGKRPLAAFWGDGTTSSSDGQNFRTGSSGRYAGQVNPKYGQEPGRQFYTHISDQYSPFYTCIISRVRDSTHVLDGLLYHESDLEIREHYTDTAGFSDHVFALMHLLGFAFCPRIRDLHDKKLFIKGKSDQYPALQSPISTTSLNLKEIELHWREVLRLATSIKQGTVTASLMLKKLASYPKQNGLAKALREIGRIERTLFMLDWFRDPALRRRVQAGLNKGEARNALARAVFLHRLGEIRDRKPENQSYRASGLTLLTAAISLWNTVYMERAVDALKRKGMKINEQLLSHLSPLGWEHINLTGDYIWKSNRIPASGKFRRLRPAKTFQS; this comes from the coding sequence ATGGCAAGGAGGCAGATTCTTTCTCTGTCGGAAAGAGAATCATTATTGGCATTGCCAGATGATGAGTTAACGCTGACCCGAATGGCCTATTTCAGTGAGCATGATCTGGCACTTATCAGTGCTCACCGTAAACCTGCCAGCCGTTTTGGTTTTGCCGTCCTTCTTTGCTACCTGAAAAATGTCGGCTTTGCACCGGATAAAAAAATCCCACCCTCTGATGCGCTGCTGAAGCATATCGCCAGCAGGCTAAAACTTACCGGGGATCTCTGGCCTGCTTACCTTTCCGGCAGGGATACAACCCGGCGTGAGCATTTAACCGAACTGTACCGCTATCTTGGCGTAAAGGCGTTCACCGGCAAAATACAGCAGGACAGTATTACACACCTGCTGTCGATGGCGACGCGCACCGATAAAGGTATTCTCCTGGCCGAAGAGTTACTGGTCTGGCTCCGGCAGAACAACGTGATAATCCCCGCGATTGATGTCGTGGAGCGTACCTGTGCGGAGGCCATGGCTGGCGGCGATAAAATCGTATTTCAGACCCTGAATGCCCCGTTAACTCCGGCTCACAGGGATGCCCTGGATCGTTTACTTGAGTCATCAGACAATCAGCCTTCCAGGCTGACATGGCTTCTGCAACCGCCGGGTAAAATCAATGGTAAGAACGTGCTGCAACATCTTGATCGGCTCAGCAGCATTGAATCGCTGGCATTACCTGAAGGTACAGATCGTACCATTCACCAGAACCGGTTGCTGAAACTGGCGCGGGAAGGCCGAAAGATGAGTAGCCGGGATTTGACCCGATTTTCAGCAGCCCGCCGTCATGCAATCCTGGTCTGCGTGCTGGAAGAAGCCAGAGCCACACTGACAGACGAAGTGATTGAGCTGCATGAGCGAATGCTGAACAGCCTGTTCAGCAAAGCCAAAAGAACACAGGCTGAGCGCCTTCAGCAGACCGGAAAGCTGATCCAGTCCAAACTGAGGCAGTACATCGATGTCGGTCAGGCGCTGTCTGATGCCCGCGATTCCGGTGGCGATCCATGGCTCGCAATAGAAAACATACTCCCGTGGCCCGAATTTGTCGCCAGTCTGGAGGAAACACGCCATCTCGCCAGAAAAAATAATTTTGACCCGCTGCATATTATTACTGAGAAATACAGCACATTACGGAAATATGCCCCGCGCATGTTGTCTGCTTTACAGTTAGTCGCCACCCCGGCAGCACAACCTCTGGCTGATTCGCTGGTTGTGATCAAGGATATGTACCGGAAGCAGTCACGTAAAGTTCCGGCGACAGCGCCGCTTGAGTTTGTCCCTGAAAGCTGGCGCAAGGTGGTGATTACACCTGCGGGTATTGACCGACAGTATTATGAATTTTGTGCGCTCAGCGAGCTTAAGGGGGCGCTGCGCTCCGGGGACATCTGGGTTAAAGGCTCACGCCGCTACAAAAATTTTGATGATTACCTCATTCCCGAAAAAGACTTTTACAACCTCACACCGGCGCTGCCACTGCCCGTATCTGCTGATTATCATGAGTACATTACCAGCCGCATGACTCTGCTTCAGTCCAGACTTGAAGAGGTCAATGCTATGGCTGCCCTTGGTGAACTGCCCGATGTGGAAATATCTGACAGGGGCGTAAAACTCTCTCCGCTGGATAACTGCGTTCCGGCACAGGTTTCACCGCTGGCAGAGCTGGTTTACAGCATGCTACCGCGACCTAAAATCACGGAAATTCTCGACGAGGTAAACAGCTGGACGGCGTTTACCCGTCATTTTTCGCATATAAAAAATGACATTACCCGTCCCGATACCCGCCTGCTCCTCACCACTATTCTTGCGGATGGCATCAATCTTGGTCTGACCAAAATGGCGGAAGCCTGCCCAGGTAGCACCAAATCATCACTCGAAGATATTCAGGCATGGTACATCCGCGACGCAACCTATTCAGCTGCTCTTGCTGAGCTGGTAAATGCACAGGGGAAAAGACCACTGGCGGCATTCTGGGGAGACGGGACAACTTCATCATCAGATGGACAGAATTTCAGAACAGGCAGCTCAGGCCGCTACGCAGGGCAGGTTAACCCTAAATATGGGCAGGAGCCTGGGCGTCAGTTTTATACCCATATTTCGGATCAATACAGCCCGTTTTACACCTGCATAATCAGTCGGGTCAGGGATTCAACCCATGTCCTCGATGGCTTGCTGTATCACGAAAGCGACCTGGAAATCAGGGAGCATTACACCGATACCGCTGGTTTTAGCGATCATGTCTTTGCCCTGATGCATCTGCTGGGATTTGCGTTCTGTCCGCGAATCAGGGATCTCCACGACAAGAAGCTGTTTATCAAAGGGAAATCGGACCAGTACCCGGCGCTTCAGTCACCGATATCAACGACCAGCCTGAATCTGAAAGAGATCGAACTTCACTGGCGTGAAGTGCTGCGTCTGGCAACCTCGATAAAGCAGGGAACCGTGACGGCATCCCTGATGCTGAAAAAACTGGCCAGCTATCCCAAACAAAATGGCCTGGCAAAGGCGCTGAGAGAAATTGGCCGCATTGAGCGGACGCTGTTTATGCTCGACTGGTTCCGCGATCCGGCACTTCGTCGGCGGGTCCAGGCGGGACTGAATAAAGGAGAAGCCCGTAACGCGCTGGCGCGCGCGGTATTCCTGCACCGTCTAGGTGAAATCAGGGATCGTAAACCGGAAAATCAGAGCTATCGCGCCAGTGGACTGACACTGCTGACGGCAGCTATCTCGCTGTGGAATACCGTCTATATGGAAAGGGCGGTCGATGCCCTGAAGCGTAAAGGGATGAAGATCAACGAGCAACTGCTGTCACATTTGTCGCCGTTAGGCTGGGAGCATATCAATCTGACAGGCGATTACATCTGGAAAAGCAACAGAATACCGGCCTCCGGTAAGTTTCGTCGGCTGAGGCCTGCTAAAACTTTTCAGTCATGA
- a CDS encoding RHS repeat-associated core domain-containing protein, with amino-acid sequence MNIVSCNFPAPAVWRQTLLYGTDPQGSVTAEAGLRTALPVYGAWGTRRPGGATGRTAFAGEVRENHDLYRLGNRLYSPRLRRFLSADPLSPFGAGGLNRYAYCGGDPVNRIDPTGNSWLDWLGAALGIVGAVVGTVVTGGALLGAAAVAATGSLAAAMSTASGLALTAGLALDVVSLAAEVGATVALATGDKKAMNILGWVAFGTGLASAGAAMVPRAGKAVARTGRFVGRWQHRLQHAGGRARRHGVVLMAPEAGKSALEQLPSVALEKIIKSIPGKDIDNLALTSKTMQRNINQLPLNINKIFDVDLVKNAQSMAVVNPGPHYHPSQHLDLDRAFLTAVSGYNGELSGVSRHRFRSAVAEAGLTIEDLQPISYMWMYDLSLNENVNMYIFWQNFKEGQHNLNRLRQIYRPDWRYWFLPEALP; translated from the coding sequence ATGAATATAGTCAGTTGCAACTTTCCTGCCCCAGCTGTCTGGAGACAGACCCTGCTGTACGGCACAGACCCCCAGGGCTCCGTCACTGCGGAGGCCGGTCTCCGCACCGCCCTCCCCGTCTACGGGGCCTGGGGCACCCGCCGCCCCGGCGGCGCCACCGGACGTACCGCCTTTGCCGGCGAAGTCCGTGAGAACCACGACCTGTACCGGCTCGGTAACCGCCTCTACAGCCCACGCCTGCGCCGCTTCCTCTCCGCCGACCCCCTGAGTCCTTTCGGGGCTGGCGGTCTTAACCGCTATGCCTACTGTGGCGGGGACCCGGTTAACCGTATTGACCCGACGGGCAACAGCTGGCTTGACTGGCTCGGGGCCGCCCTGGGCATTGTCGGCGCTGTGGTGGGCACGGTGGTGACCGGTGGAGCCCTGCTCGGGGCCGCCGCTGTTGCTGCGACAGGCAGCCTGGCGGCGGCCATGTCCACCGCATCAGGCCTCGCCCTGACCGCCGGTCTTGCGCTGGATGTTGTCTCGCTGGCTGCCGAGGTGGGAGCGACCGTGGCGCTGGCCACAGGGGATAAAAAGGCAATGAATATCCTGGGCTGGGTGGCATTCGGTACCGGTCTTGCCTCTGCCGGGGCCGCTATGGTCCCCCGTGCTGGTAAGGCTGTGGCTCGTACCGGTCGCTTTGTAGGCCGCTGGCAACATCGGCTGCAGCATGCCGGCGGCAGGGCGCGCAGGCATGGGGTAGTATTGATGGCTCCAGAAGCCGGTAAATCGGCACTGGAGCAACTTCCCTCTGTGGCTCTTGAGAAAATCATCAAGAGCATACCCGGAAAGGATATTGATAATCTGGCGCTAACATCTAAAACAATGCAGAGAAACATCAATCAATTACCATTGAATATCAATAAAATATTCGATGTTGATTTGGTCAAAAATGCACAAAGTATGGCTGTGGTTAACCCTGGTCCGCATTATCATCCTTCCCAGCATTTAGACCTCGATCGTGCATTCCTGACTGCAGTGAGCGGTTATAATGGCGAGTTATCCGGTGTTTCACGGCACAGATTTCGTTCTGCAGTTGCAGAGGCTGGATTGACGATAGAGGATTTACAACCTATATCCTATATGTGGATGTATGATCTCAGCCTTAATGAAAATGTAAATATGTATATATTTTGGCAAAACTTTAAAGAGGGGCAACATAATCTCAATAGGCTGAGGCAGATATATCGTCCCGATTGGCGTTATTGGTTCCTTCCTGAAGCGCTGCCATGA
- a CDS encoding RHS repeat-associated core domain-containing protein, whose amino-acid sequence MDMHNYITQVPIMPGPALRSRQTLLYGTDPQGSVTAEAGLRTALPVYGAWGTRRPGGATGRTAFAGEVRENHDLYRLGNRLYSPRLRRFLSADPLSPFGAGGLNRYAYCGGDPVNRIDPTGNSWLDWLGAALGIVGAVVGTVVTGGALLGAAAVAATGSLAAAMSTASGLALTAGLALDVVSLAAEVGATVALATGDKKAMNILGWVAFGTGLASAGAAMVPRAGKAVARTGRFVGRWQHRLQHAGGRPGKLLRQPELEINRITSDRLCAIEEGFRRFGVKKMDYPAYRTRLRNTALAPVPEYLYRGDSMPLSIVTAGDESRDDRMVLALLHSGRQSGSGGAIQSYTASPYVAERFAKLRAGGRVHSINTTVEGRQFVSTAYILEYHAQRLVDQKLIRGGTVAQAVFYYLSSNEQEYFWLTTKSPLQ is encoded by the coding sequence ATGGATATGCATAATTATATCACCCAAGTTCCTATTATGCCGGGACCGGCTCTGCGTTCACGACAGACCCTGCTGTACGGCACAGACCCCCAGGGCTCCGTCACTGCGGAGGCCGGTCTCCGCACCGCCCTCCCCGTCTACGGGGCCTGGGGCACCCGCCGCCCCGGCGGCGCCACCGGACGTACCGCCTTTGCCGGCGAAGTCCGTGAGAACCACGACCTGTACCGGCTCGGTAACCGCCTCTACAGCCCACGCCTGCGCCGCTTCCTCTCCGCCGACCCCCTGAGTCCTTTCGGGGCTGGCGGTCTTAACCGCTATGCCTACTGTGGCGGGGACCCGGTTAACCGTATTGACCCGACGGGCAACAGCTGGCTTGACTGGCTCGGGGCCGCCCTGGGCATTGTCGGCGCTGTGGTGGGCACGGTGGTGACCGGTGGAGCCCTGCTCGGGGCCGCCGCTGTTGCTGCGACAGGCAGCCTGGCGGCGGCCATGTCCACCGCATCAGGCCTCGCCCTGACCGCCGGTCTTGCGCTGGATGTTGTCTCGCTGGCTGCCGAGGTGGGAGCGACCGTGGCGCTGGCCACAGGGGATAAAAAGGCAATGAATATCCTGGGCTGGGTGGCATTCGGTACCGGTCTTGCCTCTGCCGGGGCCGCTATGGTCCCCCGTGCTGGTAAGGCTGTGGCTCGTACCGGTCGCTTTGTAGGCCGCTGGCAACATCGGCTGCAGCATGCCGGTGGTAGACCTGGTAAACTTTTACGACAACCAGAGCTGGAGATTAATCGTATTACTTCAGATAGATTATGTGCAATAGAAGAAGGCTTCAGAAGATTTGGAGTCAAGAAAATGGATTACCCTGCATACAGGACAAGGCTCCGCAATACAGCTTTAGCTCCTGTTCCGGAGTATCTTTATCGGGGAGATTCAATGCCTTTAAGCATCGTTACTGCCGGGGATGAAAGTCGTGATGACAGGATGGTTCTTGCCCTACTACACAGTGGACGGCAATCGGGTTCAGGAGGAGCAATTCAGTCGTACACTGCCAGTCCTTATGTTGCAGAAAGGTTTGCTAAGCTCCGCGCTGGAGGTCGCGTTCATAGTATTAATACGACTGTTGAAGGACGGCAATTCGTCTCTACAGCGTACATACTTGAATATCATGCACAACGTTTAGTTGATCAAAAGTTAATACGCGGCGGAACAGTGGCTCAGGCAGTATTTTATTATTTGTCAAGCAATGAGCAGGAGTACTTCTGGCTGACAACAAAAAGCCCTTTGCAATAA
- a CDS encoding glycoside hydrolase family 19 protein, producing MELVSSGCTALVLQRSITHHFFTKGTSPIKGEEDIVYGNRYGNNANGDGWKYRGRGLKQLTFRWNYIACGEDLGLDLEEKPELLLDPINAACSAGWFWKNNNCNYFADRNDISGLTRRINGGFNGLKLRTQHTNRAIAALTP from the coding sequence ATGGAACTGGTTTCATCCGGATGCACTGCCTTAGTTTTACAACGCTCAATAACCCATCATTTTTTTACGAAAGGTACATCCCCGATAAAGGGTGAGGAAGATATTGTTTATGGTAACAGATACGGTAACAATGCTAATGGAGATGGCTGGAAATATCGTGGGCGAGGGCTAAAGCAATTAACTTTTCGCTGGAATTATATTGCATGTGGCGAAGATTTGGGACTCGATCTTGAGGAAAAACCAGAACTACTCTTAGATCCTATTAACGCTGCATGTTCTGCGGGCTGGTTCTGGAAAAACAATAATTGTAACTACTTTGCTGACAGGAATGATATTAGCGGTCTGACGCGGCGTATTAATGGCGGATTTAATGGGCTTAAGTTAAGAACGCAACATACAAACAGAGCAATTGCTGCACTTACTCCATGA
- a CDS encoding RHS repeat-associated core domain-containing protein, translated as MHRKIIIPIMPGPALRSRQTLLYGTDPQGSVTAEAGLRTALPVYGAWGTRRPGGATGRTAFAGEVRENHDLYRLGNRLYSPRLRRFLSADPLSPFGAGGLNRYAYCGGDPVNRIDPTGNSWLDWLGAALGIVGAVVGTVVTGGALLGAAAVAATGSLAAAMSTASGLALTAGLALDVVSLAAEVGATVALATGDKKAMNILGWVAFGTGLASAGAAMVPRAGKAVARTGRFVGRWQHRLQHAGGRARRHGVVLMAPEAGNSALEQLPSVAFRKILENLPGRDMANLAATSSTMASKVANNIPPITINRIFNPEVIKNPVRVGYTSNPRLHFEQDYHTLRAQKALLGQTQGVHAGRLQAMLMEQGIPPASISVNKYMAPPGYIHAKAFSHDNQFLYRTLDFEEIRSRSRTERLRWNWFHPDALP; from the coding sequence ATGCATAGAAAAATTATAATTCCTATTATGCCGGGACCGGCTCTGCGTTCACGACAGACCCTGCTGTACGGCACAGACCCCCAGGGCTCCGTCACTGCGGAGGCCGGTCTCCGCACCGCCCTCCCCGTCTACGGGGCCTGGGGCACCCGCCGCCCCGGCGGCGCCACCGGACGTACCGCCTTTGCCGGCGAAGTCCGTGAGAACCACGACCTGTACCGGCTCGGTAACCGCCTCTACAGCCCACGCCTGCGCCGCTTCCTCTCCGCCGACCCCCTGAGTCCTTTCGGGGCTGGCGGTCTTAACCGCTATGCCTACTGTGGCGGGGACCCGGTTAACCGTATTGACCCGACGGGCAACAGCTGGCTTGACTGGCTCGGGGCCGCCCTGGGCATTGTCGGCGCTGTGGTGGGCACGGTGGTGACCGGTGGAGCCCTGCTCGGGGCCGCCGCTGTTGCTGCGACAGGCAGCCTGGCGGCGGCCATGTCCACCGCATCAGGCCTCGCCCTGACCGCCGGTCTTGCGCTGGATGTTGTCTCGCTGGCTGCCGAGGTGGGAGCGACCGTGGCGCTGGCCACAGGGGATAAAAAGGCAATGAATATCCTGGGCTGGGTGGCATTCGGTACCGGTCTTGCCTCTGCCGGGGCCGCTATGGTCCCCCGTGCTGGTAAGGCTGTGGCTCGTACCGGTCGCTTTGTAGGCCGCTGGCAACATCGGCTGCAGCATGCCGGCGGCAGGGCGCGCAGGCATGGGGTAGTATTGATGGCTCCAGAAGCCGGTAATTCGGCACTGGAGCAACTTCCCTCTGTGGCTTTCCGGAAAATCCTTGAAAACCTTCCCGGCAGGGACATGGCAAATCTGGCAGCAACATCCTCAACGATGGCCAGCAAAGTCGCAAATAATATCCCACCAATAACGATAAATCGGATTTTTAACCCGGAGGTGATTAAGAATCCAGTCCGCGTAGGGTATACCAGTAATCCGCGGCTACATTTTGAACAAGATTATCACACCCTGCGTGCGCAGAAGGCCCTGCTTGGCCAGACGCAAGGTGTACATGCAGGAAGGTTGCAGGCGATGCTAATGGAGCAAGGCATACCACCTGCAAGCATATCTGTTAATAAATATATGGCTCCGCCGGGGTATATTCACGCAAAGGCATTTAGTCATGATAATCAATTCCTTTACAGGACTCTTGATTTTGAAGAAATTCGGTCAAGGAGTCGTACAGAGAGGCTAAGATGGAACTGGTTTCATCCGGATGCACTGCCTTAG